A window of the Microbacterium sp. AZCO genome harbors these coding sequences:
- a CDS encoding MarR family transcriptional regulator, producing MTSAPKSVEITPTSAEDLDTATLLSLAGGLADRDVLQAMRARGYSVTRAHGFIFQRLLTGEQTITALAADLRITQQGASKHVQELERIGLVVRRADPRDKRARIVELTEEGRVAIGLAREARAAFETRLRSLIGERDLAITRRAIGRMLDDAGVTQHIADRSIPWQE from the coding sequence ATGACCAGCGCACCGAAGTCCGTCGAAATCACGCCGACGTCAGCGGAGGACCTGGACACCGCGACGCTGCTCTCCCTCGCCGGAGGGCTTGCCGATCGCGATGTCCTTCAGGCCATGCGAGCGCGGGGGTATAGCGTGACGCGTGCGCACGGCTTCATCTTCCAGCGACTGCTGACCGGTGAGCAGACCATCACGGCACTCGCCGCAGACCTGCGCATCACGCAGCAGGGCGCATCCAAGCATGTGCAAGAGCTCGAACGGATCGGGCTGGTCGTGCGGAGGGCAGACCCCCGGGACAAGCGAGCCCGCATCGTCGAGTTGACCGAGGAAGGGCGTGTCGCGATCGGCCTCGCCCGCGAAGCGCGTGCGGCCTTCGAGACACGACTGCGGAGCCTCATCGGCGAGCGCGATCTCGCCATCACCCGTCGTGCCATCGGCAGGATGCTCGACGATGCCGGCGTCACCCAGCACATCGCGGATCGAAGCATCCCCTGGCAGGAGTGA
- a CDS encoding nuclear transport factor 2 family protein has translation MIEHPNALIPAGAERDLAQTLEGFRRGKALLREQDFAVHDVIVDGDRAAVRATWRGVVGASAGPFREGQELLAHVAAILSVAHGAIIRHETFDCYEPFATAPVS, from the coding sequence GTGATCGAGCATCCGAATGCGCTCATCCCTGCCGGCGCCGAGCGCGACCTGGCACAGACTCTCGAGGGATTCCGGCGCGGAAAGGCGCTGTTGCGCGAGCAGGATTTCGCCGTTCACGATGTGATCGTCGACGGCGACCGCGCCGCCGTGCGGGCCACCTGGAGAGGTGTGGTCGGGGCGTCGGCAGGACCCTTCCGCGAAGGCCAGGAACTGCTCGCCCATGTCGCCGCGATACTCAGCGTCGCCCACGGCGCGATCATCCGGCACGAGACGTTCGACTGCTACGAGCCGTTCGCCACAGCCCCGGTGTCGTGA